AAATAAAAGGAGGAGTCTTTCATGACAAGAAAGGTAAGTATGTCAGGGGCCATCAATGAGGCTATGAAACTGGCGATGCGCAAGGATGAGAATGTCATTCTAATGGGTGAGGATGTTGCCGGCGGAGCTCAGGTGGACCATTTGCAGGATGAAGATGCATGGGGCGGTGTGCTTGGGGTCACGAAAGGTCTTGTCCAGGAGTTTGGGCGGGAGCGGATTTTAGATACACCGATTACGGAAGCGGGATATATGGGAGCAGCGATGGCTGCTGCATCTACCGGACTGCGTCCCATTGCCGAATTAATGTTTAATGATTTTATCGGCAGCTGCTTGGACGAGGTTTTAAATCAGGGGGCAAAATTCCGTTACATGTTTGGCGGAAAGGCCCAGGTTCCGGTCACGATCAGAACGATGCATGGCGCCGGATTTAGAGCCGCTGCCCAGCATTCTCAAAGTTTATATGCACTATTTACTGCAATCCCTGGTGTGAAAGTGGTCGTTCCATCAACCCCATATGAAGCAAAGGGTTTATTGCTTGCTGCAATCGAAGATAATGACCCTGTCATCTTTTTTGAAGACAAGACCCTCTATAACATGACAGGTGATGTCCCGGAAGGCTATTATACGATTCCAATCGGCAAAGCAGATATTAAAAGGGAAGGTTCAGACGTGACGGTTGTAGCCATAGGGAAGCAGGTTCATACCGCATTGGAGGCTGCGGAACAGCTTTCTCAAAAGGAATTGAAATTGAAGTTGTCGATCCGCGGAGCCTTTCGCCATTGGATGAAGAAGCGATTCTCTCATCAGTAGAAAAGACAAATAGACTCATTGTGATTGATGAAGCGAATCCTAGGTGCAGTATAGCGACAGATATAGCCGCACTGGTGGCTGACAAAGGATTCGATTACCTTGATGCACCAATCAAACGGATCACAGCTCCTCATACTCCCGTACCATTCTCTCCGCCGCTTGAGGATATTTATCTGCCAAAAGCAGAACGAGTGGTGAAAGTGGTATCGGAGTTATTAGGAACACCTCTTGAAGTGTAATGGGAAGGCGGGATAACCATGTCAGTAGAAGTTGTAATGCCAAAATTGGGAATGGCCATGAAGGAAGGAACGGTATCCATATGGAACAAGCAGGTCGGGGATCGGGTTGGAAAAGGAGAACCGATTGCAAGTGTCAGCTCGGAAAAAATTGAAATTGATGTAGAATCCCCAGCAGAAGGAACATTATTGGAAATTGCCGTTCCTGAAGGGGAAGGAGTCCCGCCGGGAGCTGTTATTTGTTATATCGGCCATCCTGGTGAAAAAATTGCTCCGGTGAGTGCCTCTGTACAAACTGAGGAGACTAAAGCAGCTGCCGAATCTCCAGTAAAAGAAACACCAGAGAAGAGCAAGCAGGTGAAAACCGGTGGAGACCGCGTAAAAATCTCTCCAGTAGCCAGAAAAATGGCAGAAGCGGGCGGCATCAATATTAGTGAAATCCAGGGCACAGGACCTGGAGGAAGAATTACAAAGGAAGATGTCCAGGAAGCTTTGAAACAATCCCGTGTGCAAAAGGCAGAAGAGGAACAAATGGACAAACCCGCCTTGGAAACAGCTGAACAGGCTCAGGAAATGAAGGTTTCTGGCATTCGAAAGGTTATTGCAGGCAGAATGCATGATAGCCTGCAGCAGACCGCACAGCTGACGATGAACATGAAGGTGGATGTGACGGAATTAATCTCATTGCAGAAGCAAACAGCCGAAACGATCCAAAACCGTTATGAGAATAAACTGACGGTGACTGACTTTATCGCTCGGGCAGTGGTGCTTTCGCTTCAGCAGCATCCGCAAATGAATAGTGCCTATATTGATGAAACAATCCATTTATTTAAGCATGTGCATCTTGGAATGGCAGTTGCTATTGATAAGGGCTTAGTTGTTCCAGTTATTCGCCATTCTGAAAAGTGTTCGCTCATTGAATTATCAAGTAGCATTAAAACGTTGGCACAGAAGGCAAGAGTTGGGCTGCTGAGCAGCGAGGAGATGCAGGGATCTACCTTTACGATCAGTAATCTTGGCTCTTACGGTGTGGAACATTTTACCCCAATCTTAAATCCGCCGGAATCAGGGATCCTTGGAGTCGGAGCTGTCTATGATACGCCGGTTTTTAAGGGGGAAACAATAGAAAAAGAAGCATCCTGCCTCTCAGTCTGACGTTTGACCACCGTGTCCTTGATGGAGCACCGGCAGCAGCGTTTTTACAAACAGTCAAACAGTTTTTGGAAGAGCCGGTTACGATGCTTTTATAGAAAGAAGGGAATGCTTTGGGATCGATCGCCATTATTGGAGGTGGACCTGCTGGATATGTAGCTGCCATTACGGCTGCCCAGCAGGGACAGGAAGTGACCATTATTGACCAAGGGCCTCTTGGAGGAACATGTTTAAATGAAGGCTGTATGCCAACTAAATCTCTGTTAGAAAGTGCTGAAGTGTACAGTCAGCTATATCATGCCAATAAGTTTGGAATTCATCTGCCATCTGGGCAAATCGAAATTGATTGGAATGCAGTCCAGGATCGTAAAAACAGGATCGTTTCAACTCTTGTTCAAGGAATTCAATATTTAATGAAGAAAAATAAAGTGAAGGTAATTAAAGGAACGGCCTCTTTCAAGACAAGTAAAGCTCTGCAGGTTGTGAGCAATGGAAATCAGCAAGAAATGAAGGCCGATAACATAATCATAGCGGCAGGTTCCGAACCTGCCCCATTGCCCTTCGCCCCCTTTGATGGAGAATGGGTGATTCATAGCGGCCAGGCAATGTCACTTCAGTCGATTCCATCCTCGCTGCTGATTGTCGGCGGTGGTGTAATAGGCTGTGAGTTTGCCAGTATTTTCAGCAGAATGGGCACAAAAGTGACCATTGTCGAGATGGCGGGTCAGCTCCTTCCAGGCGAAGATGAGGATATCGCTGGTGTCTTACATAAACAGCTTGAAGAAGACGGCGCAGCGATTTACACTTCTGCTGCTCTCAAGCATTTGGAAGCAGCCCGGAAGAAAGCGTTCATTGAAGACGATAAGGGACTCCATGAAATTCAGGCAGACCGGGTTCTCGTTTCCGTTGGCCGCAAGCCTAGAGTCAATCACTTGGGTTTAGAAGGTGTAGGGGTTGACTTTTCCAATCAGGGGATCCATGTGAATGACCATATGCAAACAAACATCCCTTCCATTTATGCATGCGGTGACGTAGTCGGTGGAATTCAGCTTGCCCATATGGCTTTCCATGAAGGAAAAGTGGCGGCTTTAAATGCCTGTGGGATGGATGCTGTAGTTCATGCCAGCGCTGTTCCCCGCTGTATTTACACATCACCTGAAATCGCAAGTGTTGGCTTAACAGAAAAGCAGGCGAGAGAAAAATATGGTGATATCAGAATGGGTGAGTTTCCATTCTCGGCAAATGGCAAGGCGCTAATCGCCAATGAACAGGCTGGAAAAGTAAAGGTTATGATCGATCCGGAATTCGGGGAAATCGTCGGAATTTCCATCGTGGGAGCTCATGCAACAGAGCTTATTGGGCAAGGAGCTGTCATGCTTCATGCAGAATTGACAGCAGACCTGATGGAAAATTTCATCGCCGCCCATCCAACCTTTTCTGAAGCCGTTCATGAAGCGCTGCTAAGTGCTATTGGTCATGCTGTTCATGTATAAAAGGGGGATTTGATTGAAAGCTGCTCTTTGGTATAACACAAAAGATATCCGTGTGGAAACAATTCCTGAGCCTTCTCTTGAAAAGGATCAGGTGAAAATAAAGGTTTCTTATTGTGGCATATGCGGGTCAGATTTGCACGAATATTTGGCCGGTCCCATTTTTATCCCAGTAGAAGAACCCCACCCCATATCGAAGGACAAGGCGCCGATTGTCATGGGTCATGAGTTTGCCGGGGTGGTCGCTGCCGTTGGGGAAGATGTAACTGGAATAGAAGTGGGGGACCGCGTGTGCGTAGAACCGATTTACAGCTGCGGTACATGCCGCTCTTGCCGGAAAGGACACTATAATGTTTGTGAACAATTAGGTTTTATCGGTCTCTCCGGCGGATTAGGCGGCTTTTCAGAATACAGTGTGGTGCCATCTAAGATGATTCATAAAATTCCGGACCATATGACATGGGAACAGGCAGCTCTAGTTGAGCCGGCAGCTGTTGCCGTTCACGCTGTCCGCCAAAGTGACATGAAGATTGGGGATTCAGTCGCTGTTATTGGAACAGGGCCAATCGGTTTGTTGGTTATTCAAGCAGCTAAGGCAGCGGGTGCAAGTAAAATCGTTGCAGTCGAGGTTTCCCCGGAACGAAGGGATTTTGCAAAACAGGCTGGAGCAGACCTTGTCATGGATCCTTTAGAAAGTGACCCCATTCAAGCCATAAAAGAATTTACTGATGGGCTTGGAGTTGATGTTGCATTTGAGGCAGCTGGCATCGAGGCTGCTATTCATACCGCAATTGAATCGACAAAACCGGAAGGGAATGTAGTGAATATCAGTATATGGGAAAAACCTGCCAGCATTCCGGTAAACCAATTTATTTTAACAGAGAGAAAGATGACTAGTATCATAGCTTATCGAAACATCTTCCCGCAAGTTATTCAATTGCTTGCAAATGGGCAAATGAAAGCAACAGAGTTCATCACAAAAAAATTTCCCTTGATCAAATCGTTACTGAAGGGTTTGAAGCACTCACGAAAAATAAAAACCAAATTAAAATATTGGTAGATCCATCATTATAAGATCATTTCAGGCTTCGTGCTAATGCGCGAAGTTTATTTTTTGAATATTCATAATAAGGAACCGCTGTTTATTGAAAGCGGATACATAATTTAATATAATAAACTTGAAAATTGCCTATAACAAACAGATTCTCTTTTTCTAATGAAACAAATGTATGCCGGAAAATTTTTTCTAATAAGAGGGGGCTCCATGGATACTACTTTTTATTTTGATACTTGGAAGCGATTTGTTCATGAAGGTGTTCTTGACCAATCACGATTAGACAAACGAATTTTGGAATCCTGGTACCGATGTAAAAAAGAAAGAGTAAACCCATATTTGAATAAAGGCATGCATTTATTAACTGAAGAGGAATTACATAATAAGAAAGCTCAAAATTCACTGCTTATCGAAATGACTGACCCGTATTTAAAAAAGATGGAACCGATGATAAAAAGTTCTGGCATGATGGCATTATTGGTCGATCCTGATGGATATGTATTATCCCTATTAGGGAATGAAAAAACCTTAATGGATGCCAGCAGAATTAACTTTATGGAAGGCGTACGCTGGACTGAGGGCGCTGTCGGGACCAATGCAATCGGAACGGCATTGGCAACAAAAGAAGCAGTCATGATTCAGGGCCCGGAGCATTATTCTGTAGCTTCTCATCAATGGAGCTGCTCTGCCACTCCCATTATGGACGACCATGGAAGATTACTTGGAGTCATCGATGTTTCATGTCCCGTAGAGCAATCTCACCCTTTTATGATTGGCATGGTTACTTCCATTGCTTATGCGATTGAAAAAGAATTAATTAAGAGATCCCACAGAAAAGAAATCACCATGGTCCGGCAAGCTTCCCAATTAGCTGAGACCCATCACAGCCAGCTCTTCATCGTGTGTAATCAGCACAAACAAATCATATCCGCAAGTAAACCCGTCCGGGAGAAAATACCGCAGGTCATTGGAATGAATCTGCAGGAATTACTGCATAACAGATACCGGATCAAGTCTGAAATGCCTATCTATACAAAGGAAGACAACTGTCTGAATGGAATCTGCCTTTTCCTGTCTGAAGTGAATGTGGCTCATCAAAAAGCTTGCTTCCTTCCCTCAAGACCAGAAGACTCCTTTGTATTTAAAGGGGAATGTGGAGTAAGTGAGATTTTCCAGAACACATTAAAGAAAGTGAAACTCGTTGCTCCAACAGATGCTACCGTATTTATCTCAGGGGAAACGGGTACAGGCAAAGAGTTGATTGCAAGGGCCATTCACGATAACAGCCCTCGAAAAAACGGCCCTTTTATCTCGTTGAATTGCGGCGCTATTCCTAAAGACCTGATGGAAAGTGAACTCTTTGGGTATGCAGAAGGGGCTTTTACCGGGGCAAAACGTCAAGGAAATAAAGGGAAATTTGAACAGGCTCAAAGGGGGACGATCTTTCTTGATGAAATTGGTGAAATTCCTCACACGATGCAGGTAGCTTTATTGCGTGTCCTTCAGGAAAGGAAGGTCACCCCTATTGGCGGAACCAAAGAAGTTCCTTTGGATGTCCGGATCATAACGGCGACACATCGTGACATTACTGACCTTGTAAAACGGAGAGAATTCCGTGAGGACCTCTATTACCGTTTAAATGTATATCCAATCGATGTTCCGCCCTTAAGAAATAGAAAAGAAGATATCCCGCATCTCATTAAGCATATTTGCCAAAAGAACAATTGGAGCATAGGCAGCATAGATATCCAAGATCTGATTACCAGATTAAGAGACTATGACTGGCCAGGAAACATAAGGGAATTAACCAATCTGATCGAACGGCTGCACATCATGCTCCCAGAACAACAGTCAGACTACTCCATTTTAGAACAGCCTTCAGAGCTATTAAACTTGAATTATTCTTCCACTTCAGCGAATCGGTTTGAAGAAGACAAAGTGGAAGAAACAAGCTTAAACACACGTGAGAAAATCCAAAGGGATTTAATGCTGGACGCTTTAAAACGGACAAATGGAAATGTAACAGCAGCAGCAAAATTCCTTGGCATTCCACGAAGTACTTTTTATAAAAGGCTGAAGAAGTTTGGAATGTGATTATGAGAAACTAAGGACGGTTCTTTTGCTTTCAGGAAGAAAGCTAGGGAACCGTTTTTGACATGTATCTGTATGATGGAAGACTCCATTGGACTGCCCAAGAGGTGCAAAACTCTCGGTGTGTTTAAGAATTCACTCACCGTAGTAGGGCACCTTTATTATTTGCAGGATAGACACGGTCCCTTCTCTGTAAGGTCGAATCCAATCATTAACCTATTAAGCTTTAAGGCTGTTTTCGCAAAATTTGTTTCTTTTTTAACAAAGAAAAATAAGGTAGGTTGAGACTCCAGCGGGAGGAGTGGGACAGGTGAGACCCCACAGGCGCTGCGAGCCGAGGAGGAACACCGCCCGCCCCGTGGTTCGCCGAGCATCCTGGAGCGGAAATCAACCTCTCCTCACTCTTTGTTTTTTAATCACAAAATCATAAAAAACAACAATCTTTTAGATAAAAAAGAGCTGCCGCTTCTTCGAGTAGCTCTTTCGTAGACATTCCACTCGAAGAAATGCAATGTCTGTCCATTCCATTGAAAG
This window of the Cytobacillus pseudoceanisediminis genome carries:
- the lpdA gene encoding dihydrolipoyl dehydrogenase, with product MGSIAIIGGGPAGYVAAITAAQQGQEVTIIDQGPLGGTCLNEGCMPTKSLLESAEVYSQLYHANKFGIHLPSGQIEIDWNAVQDRKNRIVSTLVQGIQYLMKKNKVKVIKGTASFKTSKALQVVSNGNQQEMKADNIIIAAGSEPAPLPFAPFDGEWVIHSGQAMSLQSIPSSLLIVGGGVIGCEFASIFSRMGTKVTIVEMAGQLLPGEDEDIAGVLHKQLEEDGAAIYTSAALKHLEAARKKAFIEDDKGLHEIQADRVLVSVGRKPRVNHLGLEGVGVDFSNQGIHVNDHMQTNIPSIYACGDVVGGIQLAHMAFHEGKVAALNACGMDAVVHASAVPRCIYTSPEIASVGLTEKQAREKYGDIRMGEFPFSANGKALIANEQAGKVKVMIDPEFGEIVGISIVGAHATELIGQGAVMLHAELTADLMENFIAAHPTFSEAVHEALLSAIGHAVHV
- a CDS encoding sigma-54-dependent Fis family transcriptional regulator, whose protein sequence is MDTTFYFDTWKRFVHEGVLDQSRLDKRILESWYRCKKERVNPYLNKGMHLLTEEELHNKKAQNSLLIEMTDPYLKKMEPMIKSSGMMALLVDPDGYVLSLLGNEKTLMDASRINFMEGVRWTEGAVGTNAIGTALATKEAVMIQGPEHYSVASHQWSCSATPIMDDHGRLLGVIDVSCPVEQSHPFMIGMVTSIAYAIEKELIKRSHRKEITMVRQASQLAETHHSQLFIVCNQHKQIISASKPVREKIPQVIGMNLQELLHNRYRIKSEMPIYTKEDNCLNGICLFLSEVNVAHQKACFLPSRPEDSFVFKGECGVSEIFQNTLKKVKLVAPTDATVFISGETGTGKELIARAIHDNSPRKNGPFISLNCGAIPKDLMESELFGYAEGAFTGAKRQGNKGKFEQAQRGTIFLDEIGEIPHTMQVALLRVLQERKVTPIGGTKEVPLDVRIITATHRDITDLVKRREFREDLYYRLNVYPIDVPPLRNRKEDIPHLIKHICQKNNWSIGSIDIQDLITRLRDYDWPGNIRELTNLIERLHIMLPEQQSDYSILEQPSELLNLNYSSTSANRFEEDKVEETSLNTREKIQRDLMLDALKRTNGNVTAAAKFLGIPRSTFYKRLKKFGM